The following proteins come from a genomic window of Pseudomonas syringae:
- a CDS encoding DNA internalization-related competence protein ComEC/Rec2 translates to MRTGMIALALGLVALRFLPVLPPTWLLLLMPVVALMLLPFRTYPLALFLLGFTWACMSAQWALHDRLPQRLDGRTLWVQGNVVGLPSVAEGVVRFELEDASSRRSKLPARIRLAWYGGPEVRSGERWRLAVKLKRPGGLVNPDAFDYQAWLLAQRIGATGTVADGQRLAPARGAWRDGVRQRLLAVDAQGREGGLAALVLGDGSGLSRTDWQVLQDTGTVHLLVISGQHIGLLAGVVYALVAGLARWGLWPRAVPWLPAACVLAFGAALGYGLLAGFDVPVRRACVMVAMVLLWRLRFRHLGVVWPLLLSFNTVLIFEPLVTLQPGFWLSFAAVGILILIFSGRLGAWSGWQSWSRAQWLIAVGLLPILLALNLPISLSGPFANLIAVPWVSVIVLPPALIGTLLLPIPVLGEGLLWLAGGALEWLFVFLALVAAALPAWLPSAVPVWAWVLSLFGALLLLLPKGVPMRPLGWPLLLLCVFPPLESVPTGQVDVLQLDVGQGLAILLRTRHHTLLYDAGPRFGEFDIGERVVVPAIRKTGVRHLDLMLISHADADHAGGAQAVHQAFPVTRVLGGELARLAPQLDAGLCESGERWEWDGVVFTTWRWEQAPDGNAASCILSVDAGGERLLLTGDIDVHAERAAIDSGFDLRAHWLQAPHHGSRSSSSKPFLQAVAPVGVLISRGRNNAFGHPHPRVMARYRWLGIPGYDSAELGAIRLQLGAFGSPRAERAQRRFWRD, encoded by the coding sequence ATGCGCACAGGGATGATCGCGCTCGCACTGGGGCTTGTTGCCCTGCGTTTTCTGCCGGTATTGCCGCCGACCTGGCTGTTGCTGCTGATGCCGGTCGTGGCATTGATGCTGCTGCCGTTTCGCACTTATCCATTGGCGTTGTTTCTGCTCGGTTTCACCTGGGCGTGCATGTCCGCGCAGTGGGCGCTGCATGACCGTCTGCCGCAGCGGCTGGACGGGCGGACGTTGTGGGTACAGGGCAACGTAGTCGGATTGCCGAGTGTTGCCGAGGGCGTGGTGCGTTTCGAGCTGGAGGACGCCAGCTCACGACGGTCGAAACTGCCTGCGCGCATTCGCCTGGCCTGGTACGGCGGCCCTGAGGTCCGTAGCGGCGAGCGCTGGCGTCTGGCGGTCAAACTCAAGCGTCCGGGCGGGCTGGTCAATCCGGATGCCTTCGATTATCAGGCCTGGCTGCTGGCGCAGCGCATCGGCGCTACCGGGACGGTGGCAGACGGTCAGCGGCTGGCCCCGGCACGTGGGGCCTGGCGCGATGGCGTTCGTCAGCGGTTGTTGGCCGTCGATGCGCAGGGCAGGGAAGGTGGTCTGGCTGCCTTGGTGCTGGGCGATGGCTCTGGATTGTCGCGCACCGACTGGCAGGTGCTGCAAGACACCGGCACGGTGCATCTGCTGGTGATTTCCGGTCAGCACATCGGCCTGCTGGCCGGGGTGGTGTACGCGCTGGTGGCAGGGCTGGCACGTTGGGGGCTGTGGCCGCGCGCCGTGCCGTGGCTTCCCGCCGCTTGCGTGCTGGCGTTTGGCGCAGCCTTGGGTTACGGGCTGCTGGCTGGTTTCGACGTGCCGGTACGGCGCGCCTGTGTGATGGTCGCCATGGTGCTGCTCTGGCGTTTACGCTTTCGGCATCTGGGCGTGGTCTGGCCGTTATTGCTGTCATTCAACACGGTGCTGATCTTTGAACCCTTGGTGACGTTACAACCGGGGTTCTGGTTGTCCTTTGCGGCGGTCGGCATTCTGATTCTGATTTTCAGTGGCCGACTGGGTGCCTGGAGCGGGTGGCAGAGCTGGAGCCGTGCGCAGTGGTTGATCGCCGTAGGCCTGCTGCCGATTCTGCTGGCGCTGAACCTGCCGATCAGCCTCAGTGGTCCGTTTGCCAATCTTATTGCTGTTCCGTGGGTCAGCGTGATCGTTCTGCCGCCTGCACTGATCGGTACCTTGCTGCTGCCCATTCCGGTGTTGGGTGAAGGTCTATTGTGGCTCGCCGGAGGCGCGCTGGAATGGCTGTTCGTGTTCCTCGCCCTGGTCGCAGCAGCGCTGCCCGCCTGGTTACCCAGCGCGGTGCCAGTCTGGGCCTGGGTCTTGAGTCTTTTTGGGGCCTTGCTGTTGTTGCTGCCCAAGGGCGTGCCGATGCGTCCGTTGGGCTGGCCTTTGCTGTTGCTGTGTGTGTTTCCGCCGCTCGAATCGGTGCCGACGGGGCAGGTCGACGTACTGCAACTGGATGTGGGCCAAGGGCTGGCGATTCTCCTGCGTACCCGTCATCACACGCTGTTGTATGACGCCGGGCCGCGTTTCGGTGAGTTCGATATCGGCGAGCGGGTGGTCGTGCCCGCGATTCGCAAGACCGGTGTTCGTCATCTGGATCTGATGCTGATCAGCCACGCCGACGCGGATCATGCCGGTGGTGCGCAGGCGGTTCATCAGGCGTTCCCGGTGACTCGGGTGCTGGGCGGTGAACTGGCCAGGCTCGCCCCGCAGCTCGATGCCGGGCTGTGCGAAAGTGGTGAGCGCTGGGAGTGGGATGGTGTGGTATTCACCACGTGGCGCTGGGAGCAGGCTCCCGATGGGAATGCGGCTTCCTGCATCCTCAGCGTCGATGCCGGTGGCGAGCGTCTGCTGCTGACAGGCGATATCGATGTTCATGCCGAGCGTGCAGCCATCGACAGCGGTTTCGACCTGCGCGCCCACTGGTTGCAGGCGCCCCATCACGGCAGCCGGTCCTCGTCTTCGAAGCCCTTTCTTCAGGCTGTCGCGCCCGTTGGCGTATTGATCTCCCGAGGGCGCAACAATGCCTTCGGGCATCCGCACCCGCGGGTCATGGCGCGTTATCGATGGTTGGGCATCCCGGGTTATGACAGCGCCGAACTGGG
- a CDS encoding ABC transporter permease — MIEQNGELRPNLIALKTIVYREVHRFMRIWPQTLLPPAITMVLYFVIFGNLIGRQIGDMGGFTYMQYIVPGLIMMSVITNSYGNVVSSFFGAKFQHSIEELMVSPVSPHTILVGYTLGGVLRGLMVGFIVTLLSMFFTDLQVHHLGVTIIVVVLTATIFSLLGFINAVFARNFDDISIIPTFVLTPLTYLGGVFYSINLLPPFWQTVSLANPVLHMVNAFRYGILGVSDIKISIALAFMIVATIVLYIGCARLLVSGRGMRQ; from the coding sequence ATGATCGAGCAAAATGGCGAACTGCGGCCCAACCTGATTGCCCTGAAAACCATCGTCTATCGCGAAGTCCATCGCTTCATGCGGATCTGGCCGCAGACGTTGCTGCCGCCAGCCATCACCATGGTGCTGTACTTCGTCATCTTCGGTAACCTGATCGGCCGGCAGATCGGTGACATGGGTGGCTTCACCTACATGCAGTACATCGTGCCGGGCCTGATCATGATGTCGGTGATCACCAACTCCTACGGCAACGTGGTCTCAAGCTTCTTCGGTGCCAAGTTTCAGCATTCCATCGAAGAACTGATGGTCTCGCCGGTCTCGCCGCACACCATCCTCGTCGGTTACACCTTGGGTGGTGTGCTGCGCGGTCTGATGGTGGGTTTCATCGTTACCCTGCTGTCGATGTTCTTCACCGACCTGCAAGTGCATCACCTGGGCGTGACCATCATTGTGGTGGTGCTGACGGCGACGATCTTCTCGCTGCTGGGCTTCATCAACGCTGTGTTTGCGCGCAATTTCGACGATATTTCGATCATCCCGACTTTCGTCCTGACCCCGTTGACCTACCTGGGCGGCGTGTTCTACTCGATCAACCTGTTGCCGCCGTTCTGGCAGACCGTGTCGCTGGCCAACCCGGTGCTGCATATGGTCAACGCCTTCCGCTACGGCATCCTGGGCGTCTCCGACATCAAGATCAGCATCGCCCTGGCGTTCATGATTGTTGCGACCATCGTGCTGTACATCGGCTGCGCAAGGCTGCTGGTGAGTGGACGCGGTATGCGTCAGTAA
- a CDS encoding ABC transporter ATP-binding protein: protein MSSALSIRQLTKTYGNGFQALSGIDLDVAEGDFFALLGPNGAGKSTTIGIISTLVNKTSGTVNIFGHDLDREPAALKRCIGVVPQEFNFNQFEKTFDIVVTQAGYYGIPAKIARERAEQYLTQLGLWDKRDVPSRSLSGGMKRRLMIARALIHEPRLLILDEPTAGVDIELRRSMWTFLTELNRKGITIILTTHYLEEAEQLCRNIGIIDHGVIVQNTGMKQLLATLTVETFVLDLKESWQSAPQLPGFPCRLLDSHTLEVQVDKNVGITALFSQLAFQNIEVLSLRNKSNRLEELFVSLVEKNLAKVAV from the coding sequence ATGTCTTCTGCTCTGTCCATTCGGCAGCTCACCAAAACCTACGGCAACGGTTTCCAGGCCTTGAGTGGCATCGACCTGGACGTGGCTGAAGGTGATTTCTTCGCATTGCTTGGCCCTAACGGCGCCGGCAAATCCACCACCATCGGTATCATCTCGACGCTGGTCAACAAGACCAGCGGAACGGTGAACATCTTCGGCCATGACCTGGATCGCGAGCCTGCTGCGCTCAAACGCTGCATTGGCGTGGTGCCGCAAGAGTTCAACTTCAACCAGTTCGAGAAGACCTTCGACATCGTCGTGACTCAGGCCGGTTACTACGGCATACCGGCGAAAATCGCCAGGGAGCGCGCCGAGCAATACCTGACCCAGCTAGGCCTGTGGGACAAGCGCGATGTGCCTTCACGGTCGCTATCCGGCGGCATGAAGCGGCGTCTGATGATCGCCCGCGCGCTGATTCACGAGCCGCGCCTGCTGATCCTCGATGAGCCCACCGCAGGTGTGGACATCGAACTGCGCCGCTCGATGTGGACCTTTCTCACCGAGCTGAACAGAAAGGGCATCACCATCATTCTGACCACTCACTACCTGGAAGAGGCCGAACAGCTGTGCCGCAACATTGGCATCATCGACCATGGGGTGATTGTGCAGAACACCGGCATGAAGCAATTGCTCGCCACGCTGACCGTCGAGACGTTCGTGCTGGACCTCAAAGAGTCCTGGCAGAGCGCTCCGCAATTGCCCGGTTTTCCCTGCCGTCTGCTGGACAGTCATACCCTGGAAGTCCAGGTCGACAAGAACGTCGGCATCACCGCGTTGTTCAGCCAGTTGGCGTTCCAGAACATCGAAGTGCTGAGCCTGCGTAATAAATCCAATCGCCTTGAGGAGTTGTTTGTGTCTCTGGTTGAGAAAAACCTGGCGAAGGTGGCGGTATGA
- a CDS encoding glutathione S-transferase, whose amino-acid sequence MLKIWGRKNSSNVRKALWIAEEAGVAYETQDAGGAFGLVDEAAYRAKNPNGRIPMIEDGDFVLWESNAIVRYLAARYAPDSDLYPADVQARALADKWMDWTTSTIAGPISPVFWGVVRTPADKQDWIAIEQGIKTLHGLLQVADDALSRQPWLSGETFGMGDIPLGCFAYSWFEMPIERPPLPHLQAWYERLKARPAYRKAVMSPLT is encoded by the coding sequence ATGCTCAAGATCTGGGGACGGAAAAATTCCAGCAACGTGCGCAAGGCACTCTGGATTGCCGAGGAAGCCGGGGTGGCGTACGAAACGCAGGATGCCGGTGGCGCATTCGGGCTGGTCGATGAGGCTGCCTACCGGGCGAAGAACCCCAACGGCCGCATTCCGATGATCGAGGACGGTGATTTCGTGCTGTGGGAGTCCAACGCCATCGTGCGTTATCTGGCTGCCCGCTATGCTCCGGATTCCGACCTTTACCCAGCTGACGTACAGGCGCGCGCGCTTGCCGACAAGTGGATGGACTGGACGACGTCGACCATTGCCGGTCCGATCAGCCCGGTATTCTGGGGCGTGGTGCGAACGCCAGCCGACAAGCAGGACTGGATAGCCATTGAGCAGGGCATCAAAACCCTGCACGGTCTGCTGCAGGTCGCCGATGACGCCCTGTCCCGTCAACCCTGGCTGTCCGGCGAGACATTCGGCATGGGCGACATTCCCTTGGGCTGCTTTGCCTACAGCTGGTTTGAAATGCCGATTGAACGTCCGCCATTGCCTCACCTCCAAGCCTGGTATGAGCGACTCAAGGCCCGCCCGGCTTATCGCAAGGCTGTCATGAGCCCGTTGACCTGA
- a CDS encoding acyl-CoA dehydrogenase, giving the protein MLLLWIVVLVVGIAWLAHRRTDPLPALGVVAVYLLAMGIFSHAPGWLLTVFWLLWLAVFIPLIQPDLRRKHFSAPMFSWFQKVLPPMSETERDAIDAGTVWWDGELFSGRPDWDKLLAYPKVQLTEEEQAFIDGPTEELCAMVSDWEIGQAMDLPPEAWAHMKEHGFFALIIPKEFGGKGFSAYAHSQVAMKLATRSGDLASTVMVPNSLGPAELLLHYGTEEQRNHYLPRLARGEDIPCFALTGPLAGSDAGAMPDTGIICKGQWQGEEVIGLRLTWEKRYITLGPVATLLGLAFKAYDPEHLLGEEEDLGISLALIPTETPGVEIGRRHLPLGAAFMNGPNSGKDVFVPLSYLIGGQPMLGKGWMMLMNCLSVGRSISLPAVGTGAAKYTSLVTGQYAKVREQFNVPLSAFEGIQEALARIGGNAWLMDSARMLTANAVDLGEKPSVLSAILKYHLTERGRECIGHAMDVHGGKGIIMGPNNYLGRNWQGAPIFITVEGANILSRNLMIFGQGAIRCHPLVLKEMALAGREDKQQALAEFDTLLLKHIGFAVSNAASTLILNLGFGHFERAPGNSLSQGYFRALNRQAAAFAMLADLSMMLLGGELKRRERLSARLGDVLSHMYLASAALKRYHDLGSPDHMSPLFRWAMEESLGHSERAMDEILSNFPNRILGGLLRAVVFPFGRRHKGPSDKLDAEVAQVLGRAKGDPTLEELLAGCYRPQSAEDPVGALQHAVDLLSTAYPLHKKLQVALKSGQVKPEAGEHAIDAALRIGVLQADEVQTLRAAEAARRVVIDVDDFDKEELTLTAGKIR; this is encoded by the coding sequence ATGCTGTTGTTGTGGATTGTAGTGCTGGTCGTCGGCATTGCCTGGCTGGCTCACCGACGGACCGACCCACTCCCGGCGCTTGGTGTGGTTGCCGTTTATCTGTTGGCCATGGGCATTTTCAGCCACGCGCCAGGATGGCTGCTGACGGTATTCTGGTTGCTGTGGCTGGCGGTATTCATACCGTTGATACAGCCTGATCTGCGTCGCAAGCATTTCAGCGCGCCGATGTTCAGCTGGTTCCAGAAAGTGTTGCCGCCCATGTCGGAAACCGAGCGCGACGCGATCGATGCCGGGACTGTCTGGTGGGACGGCGAGCTGTTCAGCGGTCGTCCGGACTGGGACAAGCTGCTGGCTTATCCAAAGGTCCAGCTGACTGAAGAAGAGCAGGCCTTTATTGACGGCCCGACCGAAGAACTCTGTGCGATGGTCAGCGATTGGGAGATCGGTCAGGCGATGGACCTGCCGCCGGAAGCCTGGGCGCACATGAAAGAGCACGGCTTCTTCGCCCTGATCATTCCGAAAGAATTCGGCGGCAAGGGCTTCTCGGCCTACGCCCACTCTCAGGTTGCCATGAAACTGGCCACCCGCAGCGGCGACCTGGCGTCCACCGTGATGGTCCCCAACTCACTCGGCCCTGCCGAATTGCTGCTGCATTACGGCACCGAGGAGCAACGTAATCATTACCTGCCGCGTCTGGCTCGCGGTGAAGACATCCCGTGTTTCGCACTGACCGGCCCGCTTGCGGGTTCCGATGCGGGCGCGATGCCTGACACCGGCATCATCTGCAAGGGCCAGTGGCAAGGCGAAGAAGTCATCGGCCTGCGCCTGACCTGGGAAAAACGCTACATCACCCTCGGCCCGGTGGCCACCCTGCTCGGCCTGGCGTTCAAGGCTTACGACCCTGAGCACTTGCTCGGCGAGGAAGAGGACTTGGGCATCAGCCTGGCGCTGATCCCGACCGAGACACCGGGCGTCGAAATCGGCCGTCGTCATCTGCCGCTGGGGGCGGCGTTCATGAACGGCCCCAACTCGGGCAAGGATGTATTCGTCCCGCTGAGCTACCTGATCGGTGGTCAGCCGATGCTGGGCAAGGGCTGGATGATGCTGATGAACTGCCTGTCGGTGGGTCGCTCGATCTCGCTGCCTGCGGTGGGCACTGGCGCGGCCAAGTACACCAGTCTGGTGACCGGCCAGTACGCCAAGGTGCGTGAGCAATTCAACGTGCCGTTGTCGGCCTTTGAAGGCATTCAGGAAGCGCTGGCACGGATCGGCGGCAACGCCTGGCTGATGGACAGCGCCCGCATGTTGACCGCCAATGCGGTCGATCTGGGCGAGAAGCCTTCGGTACTGTCGGCGATTCTCAAGTATCACCTGACCGAACGCGGCCGCGAATGCATCGGCCACGCCATGGACGTGCATGGCGGCAAGGGCATCATCATGGGCCCGAACAACTATCTGGGCCGCAACTGGCAAGGCGCGCCGATTTTCATCACCGTTGAAGGCGCCAATATCCTTTCGCGCAACCTGATGATCTTCGGGCAGGGCGCGATTCGTTGCCATCCGCTCGTCCTCAAGGAAATGGCGCTGGCTGGACGCGAAGACAAACAACAGGCACTGGCCGAGTTCGACACCTTACTGCTCAAGCATATCGGTTTTGCGGTGAGCAACGCGGCCAGCACGCTGATTCTCAACCTCGGCTTCGGGCACTTTGAACGTGCGCCGGGCAACAGCCTGAGCCAAGGCTATTTCCGCGCATTGAACCGTCAGGCAGCGGCCTTTGCCATGCTGGCAGACTTGAGCATGATGCTGCTGGGCGGCGAACTGAAGCGTCGTGAACGGCTGTCGGCACGCCTGGGTGATGTACTCAGCCACATGTACCTGGCGTCGGCAGCCCTCAAGCGCTATCACGATCTCGGCTCGCCGGACCACATGAGCCCGCTGTTTCGCTGGGCCATGGAAGAAAGCCTGGGGCACTCGGAACGCGCGATGGACGAGATTCTCAGCAACTTCCCCAACCGGATACTCGGCGGATTGCTGCGTGCGGTGGTGTTCCCGTTCGGCCGCCGTCACAAAGGGCCTTCGGACAAACTGGACGCCGAAGTGGCACAGGTGCTGGGGCGTGCCAAGGGCGACCCGACCCTGGAAGAGTTGCTGGCGGGCTGCTATCGCCCGCAATCGGCAGAAGATCCGGTTGGCGCCCTGCAACATGCTGTCGATCTGCTGAGCACTGCTTATCCGCTGCACAAGAAGCTGCAAGTGGCGCTCAAGAGTGGCCAGGTCAAACCCGAGGCAGGCGAGCATGCTATCGACGCGGCATTGCGCATTGGTGTGTTGCAGGCGGACGAGGTGCAGACCTTGCGTGCAGCCGAAGCGGCGCGGCGTGTGGTGATCGACGTGGATGACTTCGACAAGGAAGAACTGACCCTGACCGCGGGCAAAATCCGCTAA
- a CDS encoding PA2817 family protein yields the protein MADATLDYQLGLLAHLRSILVALGEAEQVPEESHALFMERFDELVEQLPLDPIESQYLGQDILCQVIQRYPQIAHLVPRDLLWFFAGDCLHFMPDDEIELYQALEERRYEAEQNDEPFDWNQEKQLLAMSAQGSTH from the coding sequence ATGGCCGACGCCACTCTCGACTACCAACTGGGCCTGCTGGCCCATCTGCGCAGCATTCTGGTCGCGCTGGGCGAGGCCGAGCAGGTTCCGGAAGAAAGTCATGCGCTGTTCATGGAGCGCTTTGACGAACTGGTCGAACAACTGCCGCTGGACCCGATTGAAAGCCAGTACCTGGGTCAGGATATTCTCTGTCAGGTGATCCAGCGTTACCCGCAGATCGCCCATCTGGTGCCTCGCGACCTGCTGTGGTTCTTCGCCGGAGACTGCCTGCATTTCATGCCGGATGATGAGATCGAGCTGTATCAGGCGCTGGAAGAACGTCGCTACGAAGCCGAGCAGAACGATGAGCCGTTTGACTGGAATCAGGAAAAACAGCTGCTGGCGATGTCTGCGCAAGGCAGCACTCACTAA
- a CDS encoding pirin family protein, producing MTQFRKVLSIHAGQPASDGAGVRLTRVFGGRGVEQFDPFLMLDEFGSDKPDDYIAGFPPHPHRGFETVTYMLEGRMRHEDHMGNVGLLQSGGVQWMTAARGIIHSEMPEQEEGTMRGFQLWLNLPGKNKLADASYQDIQPENVPRLTTESGVGVVVIAGHFDDGTLRQAGAVQRPDTEPLYLDFNLPAGSRISPQVPEGHRALLYVYEGSIEIEGSSQSVGMRQMARLSDQGELRIGSTGGARVLLIAGKPLLEPIVQYGPFVMNTKEEIEQAIRDFREDRLTA from the coding sequence ATGACTCAATTTCGTAAAGTGCTGTCCATTCATGCGGGCCAACCGGCATCGGACGGCGCAGGTGTGCGCCTGACACGCGTGTTCGGCGGCCGGGGCGTAGAGCAATTCGACCCGTTCCTGATGCTCGACGAATTCGGCTCGGACAAGCCCGATGACTACATCGCAGGCTTCCCGCCCCATCCGCATCGGGGTTTCGAGACCGTGACCTACATGCTTGAAGGGCGGATGCGCCATGAAGACCACATGGGCAATGTCGGCCTGTTGCAGAGCGGCGGCGTGCAATGGATGACCGCAGCACGCGGAATCATCCACAGCGAGATGCCTGAACAGGAAGAAGGCACCATGCGTGGCTTCCAGCTGTGGCTGAACCTGCCGGGCAAGAACAAGCTGGCTGACGCCAGTTATCAGGATATTCAGCCGGAAAACGTTCCTCGCCTGACCACAGAGTCTGGTGTCGGGGTGGTGGTGATCGCCGGTCATTTCGATGACGGCACCCTTCGCCAGGCCGGTGCCGTGCAGCGCCCGGACACCGAGCCGCTGTATCTGGACTTTAATCTGCCAGCTGGCAGCCGCATAAGTCCGCAAGTGCCCGAAGGCCACCGCGCGTTGCTGTATGTGTATGAAGGCAGCATCGAAATTGAAGGCAGCAGCCAATCGGTTGGCATGCGCCAGATGGCGCGGCTGTCTGACCAGGGCGAGTTGCGGATCGGCAGTACCGGCGGCGCGCGAGTGCTGTTGATTGCAGGCAAACCCCTGCTTGAGCCTATCGTCCAGTACGGGCCGTTCGTGATGAACACCAAGGAAGAGATCGAACAAGCGATTCGTGATTTCCGGGAAGATCGTTTGACGGCTTGA
- a CDS encoding patatin-like phospholipase family protein: MPEPAVVTRAVSNDIEPVTGLILSGGGARAAYQVGVLAGIADLLPAGSPNPFPVIVGTSAGAINAVKLASGALHFRIAIHQLTEFWQSFRSHQVLRSDWSGVINQASRFFGRSLMGFGRNIPVALLNSSPLRDLLNERLDLSGIEAAINAHHLRAVAVTAFGYESGQSVTFYQGRGTIEPWLRHRRIGRPTQLTVDHLLASSAIPLLFAPVMLDQEYFGDGAVRQSAPISPALHLGANRVLVVGVSGNPRGLKTERPAPRPPSGVQPTLAQISGHMLNSTFIDNLESDIELLERLNTASALLPDEQIRQPGMEPVEVLVISPSRPLDEIAARHRRELPPALRTFLRGPGATKSSGASVLSYLLFESGYCSELIELGRHDAIAQGAELKRFLRLK; encoded by the coding sequence ATGCCAGAACCTGCTGTTGTGACCCGTGCTGTGAGCAATGATATCGAGCCCGTGACCGGGCTCATTCTCTCCGGTGGCGGCGCGCGTGCCGCCTATCAGGTGGGGGTTCTTGCAGGCATCGCCGACCTGCTGCCTGCCGGTTCGCCCAATCCTTTTCCGGTCATCGTCGGTACATCGGCTGGCGCGATCAATGCCGTGAAACTGGCCAGCGGTGCGTTGCATTTTCGGATTGCCATTCACCAGCTGACCGAGTTCTGGCAGTCATTTCGCAGTCATCAGGTGCTGCGCAGCGACTGGTCGGGGGTGATTAATCAGGCGAGCCGGTTTTTCGGACGCAGCCTGATGGGCTTCGGACGCAATATTCCGGTGGCCTTGCTCAACAGCTCGCCGCTGCGTGACCTGCTCAACGAGCGGCTGGACCTTTCCGGAATCGAAGCCGCTATCAACGCCCACCATCTGCGCGCGGTGGCGGTCACAGCCTTTGGCTACGAGTCGGGGCAATCGGTCACGTTCTACCAAGGCCGGGGCACCATAGAGCCCTGGCTGCGTCATCGGCGTATCGGCCGTCCGACGCAACTGACCGTGGATCACCTGCTGGCCAGTTCGGCCATCCCTTTGCTGTTCGCCCCCGTGATGCTGGATCAGGAGTACTTTGGTGATGGCGCTGTGCGTCAGTCGGCACCGATCAGCCCTGCGCTGCACCTGGGCGCCAACCGTGTGTTGGTGGTGGGCGTCAGCGGCAATCCGCGCGGGCTCAAGACTGAAAGGCCAGCACCGCGCCCGCCGAGCGGCGTTCAGCCTACTCTGGCGCAGATCAGTGGCCACATGCTCAACAGCACGTTCATCGACAACCTGGAAAGCGATATCGAGTTGCTGGAACGGCTGAACACGGCCAGCGCGTTGTTACCTGACGAGCAGATCAGGCAGCCGGGCATGGAGCCGGTAGAAGTGCTGGTGATTTCGCCAAGCCGGCCGCTGGACGAAATCGCCGCCCGTCACCGCCGCGAATTACCCCCTGCGCTGCGCACCTTCTTGCGCGGTCCGGGCGCGACCAAGAGCAGCGGTGCCAGTGTCCTCAGTTATCTGTTGTTCGAGTCGGGCTATTGCAGCGAGTTGATCGAGCTCGGTCGCCACGACGCGATTGCCCAAGGCGCCGAACTGAAGCGGTTCCTGCGCCTGAAGTGA
- a CDS encoding lipid A biosynthesis lauroyl acyltransferase: MDRPRFKASFLHPRFWPLWLGLGLLWLIVQLPFRVLLVMGRALGAIMYRVATDRKNIASRNLELCFPQLSAAERKRLLKANFASTGIAFFEMAMSWWWSRARLAKLAHVEGLEHLQQAQQKGEGVILMALHFTTLEIGAALLGQQHTIDGMYREHKSPLFDFIQRRGRERHNLDSLAVERDDVRGMLKLLRAGRAIWYAPDQDYGAKQSVFVPLFGIQAATVTATSKFARLGRAQVVPFTQQRLADGSGYRLVIHPPLEDFPGESDEVDCLRINQWVEKAVSECPEQYLWAHRRFKSRPPGEPKLYSKHK, encoded by the coding sequence ATGGATCGCCCGCGCTTTAAAGCCAGTTTCCTTCACCCCCGTTTCTGGCCGTTGTGGCTGGGGCTGGGGCTTTTGTGGCTGATTGTCCAGTTGCCGTTTCGGGTCTTGCTGGTCATGGGTCGTGCGCTGGGCGCGATCATGTATCGCGTGGCCACTGATCGAAAAAATATTGCTTCACGCAATCTGGAGCTGTGTTTCCCGCAGTTGTCTGCGGCCGAGCGCAAGCGCCTGCTGAAGGCAAACTTTGCCTCTACGGGCATCGCGTTCTTTGAAATGGCCATGAGCTGGTGGTGGTCCAGAGCGCGACTGGCAAAGCTGGCCCATGTCGAAGGGCTTGAACATTTGCAGCAGGCTCAGCAGAAGGGCGAGGGCGTGATCCTGATGGCGTTGCACTTCACCACGCTGGAAATCGGCGCGGCGCTGCTGGGGCAGCAACACACCATTGACGGCATGTACCGCGAGCATAAGAGCCCGCTGTTCGACTTCATTCAGCGTCGCGGACGCGAGCGTCACAACCTCGACTCACTGGCTGTCGAGCGCGACGATGTGCGGGGCATGCTCAAGTTGCTGCGCGCCGGACGGGCCATCTGGTACGCGCCGGATCAGGACTATGGCGCCAAACAGAGCGTGTTTGTGCCGCTGTTCGGCATTCAGGCCGCGACGGTGACCGCCACCAGCAAGTTCGCCCGGCTGGGCCGTGCGCAAGTGGTGCCGTTCACCCAGCAGCGTCTGGCTGATGGCAGTGGTTATCGGTTGGTGATTCATCCTCCGCTGGAAGATTTTCCGGGTGAAAGCGATGAAGTGGATTGCCTGCGCATCAACCAGTGGGTAGAAAAGGCGGTCAGCGAATGCCCGGAACAATATCTTTGGGCCCATCGACGTTTCAAAAGTCGACCGCCAGGTGAACCGAAGCTATACAGCAAGCATAAATAA